The Coregonus clupeaformis isolate EN_2021a unplaced genomic scaffold, ASM2061545v1 scaf0639, whole genome shotgun sequence genome includes a window with the following:
- the LOC123485266 gene encoding uncharacterized protein C17orf98-like, with the protein MNHSGPEKREQMFVLDCIAVSSVALGYEHMRPRLWSVLPQYDARNDPHAARYTTIPSVQRVLQKTIPSVQRVPQKTENKEPKSAAAQKSLDLRNTSGAGHSREQVSNHSGLMSDIKPLIGYNGRFGFRRNTPNLRRNPSSFGEVTTFQLY; encoded by the exons ATGAATCACTCCGGGCCTGAGAAGCGCGAGCAGATGTTCGTGCTCGACTGCATCGCCGTCAGTTCGGTTGCGCTCGGATACGAACACATGCGCCCCCGGCTCTGGTCGGTGCTCCCCCAGTACGACGCACGCAACGACCCCCACGCTGCGCGCTACACGACCATCCCGTCCGTGCAGAGGGTCCTGCAGAAGACCATCCCGTCGGTGCAGAGGGTCCCGCAGAAGACCGAGAACAAGGAACCGAAGAGCGCCGCTGCCCAAAAGTCCCTAGACCTGAGGAACACTTCCGGAGCAG GTCATTCCCGAGAGCAGGTGAGCAACCACAGTGGTCTCATGTCAGACATCAAGCCGCTGATAGGCTACAACGGGCGGTTTGGGTTTCGGCGCAACACGCCCAACCTCCGGCGGAACCCGTCCAGCTTCGGAGAGGTGACCACGTTTCAACTCTATTGA